In one Diabrotica virgifera virgifera chromosome 7, PGI_DIABVI_V3a genomic region, the following are encoded:
- the LOC114325721 gene encoding endocuticle structural glycoprotein SgAbd-2-like: MRVYIILFSVFCLSHCAPQEYKNKFPEQYQGQHIPIVRQEQEVNYDGTYEYNFETGNGIVQEEKGFLKNAGTKEEAQVAQGFSSYTSPEGVKIEFRYIADENGFQPIGDHLPTPPPIPEAILRALSVLKQLGNLNEDQEENNNIR; encoded by the exons ATGAGAGTGTAT ataataTTATTTAGCGTCTTTTGCTTGAGCCATTGCGCTCCACaggaatacaaaaataaatttccAGAACAATACCAAGGTCAACACATACCAATTGTTAGGCAAGAACAAGAAGTGAATTATGATGGCACCTACGAATACAA CTTTGAAACTGGAAATGGCATAGTCCAAGAAGAAAAAGGATTTTTGAAAAACGCCGGTACAAAGGAAGAAGCTCAAGTCGCTCAAGGTTTTTCCTCATATACTTCCCCCGAAGGAGTAAAAATAGAATTCCGGTACATCGCAGACGAAAACGGTTTCCAGCCAATCGGAGACCACCTACCGACTCCGCCACCAATCCCTGAGGCTATTTTACGAGCGCTAAGTGTACTGAAACAGTTGGGTAATTTGAATGAAGACCAAGAAGAAAATAACAACATTAGATGA